From the genome of Bactrocera oleae isolate idBacOlea1 chromosome 2, idBacOlea1, whole genome shotgun sequence, one region includes:
- the LOC106616634 gene encoding mucin-17: protein MQLLWSNMYPQSELDNYKLQVDLLQEKLKQSEENRQQLQKELQQILQRRSEHDKSVRTKIRQKYQSFLDEQEHRNERNKMLMQMIERIDQQTTALSARSERLKMMKLQYERYFAKLMHAQPVRCIPNVMPTTRLAAETTPITALPASTQIPVLLPTVAAQAPTTAPPIGSLNSEVTTTPVPAIPILQPRVNHVEAMRESQPAALTPRMWTFAMATPTPAGLLLSGAPTTSMATGTLPTTATPYEFFQYPLGYGPIIQQHQLQQQASYAKVTPTDSAMAFGNRGDIPQSCNADMTEKKHSVPNEYELTNNIVPTAEAATSTEFPPIVDKAVGETAHKQTETMPHAIDRMEETGEMKKSTYSPATAHSKPTHLTSTQTHEKLSRYQSDNTTSMKASVDNLTPVFKEPSSTVSEVINGVSAVKLEDADIMGIAMNHTNPAVTSKEPAIFARPSYNFEEDHNSTTAVDAFNKGNTIKLSTAEEHRRKIAEIEQRYGTIDTEANNGYANRNLNPANNESYIGFKRFSEIVNPKHESSAEQLPTSNENLDNQSWQSHMGSVENASMAPTSSMSSASKPLSSSKIDNIENAIYGELVNPQLAETEVTPTRTAAQGFFTELLEQQKTPLETNLLAESTTQEQEYTTNLSGITENTTIESGITGELKPENAINETTEPQTQTTYGTYNTEIYQPTNTFNAENAYSTAETANNYTDYPTEQNIEASSTDTTDQLQQEQQPGYSQQDYENYDATQYGNYDPNAYPGYIYDETTGQFVVDPQYAASDVSNAEAIYTIQDYTEPQEQQQEQPVQEVNYAYEDSNNATAAPVAIEQTALEAAATPTEPSSPAATVEAPVAPAVPNALKVVKPTSILSTAEKHVMQSDAQKKKKRVIFVDSSETDDSSSVKAPTVSAANAGNESDFDFSSGAETSVG from the exons ATGCAGTTGTTGTGGAGCAACATGTATCCCCAATCCGAGTTGGATAATTACAAGTTGCAAGTGGATTTGCTGCAGGAAAAGCTAAAACAAAG TGAGGAGAACCGCCAACAATTGCAAAAAGAGCTTCAGCAGATTTTGCAACGACGCAGCGAACA CGACAAGTCGGTACGAACAAAAATCCGACAAAAGTACCAGAGCTTTCTGGATGAGCAGGAGCACCGCAATGAGCGCAACAAAATGCTAATGCAAATGATCGAGCGCATCGATCAACAAACGACAGCGTTATCAGCGCGCAGCGAGCGACTAAAAATGATGAAG CTTCAATATGAACGCTACTTCGCCAAACTAATGCACGCTCAACCGGTGCGGTGCATACCAAATGTTATGCCAACAACAAGATTGGCAGCAGAAACTACACCCATAACTGCCCTGCCAGCGTCCACACAGATACCGGTGTTGCTGCCCACCGTAGCCGCACAGGCGCCAACAACAGCGCCACCAATAGGCTCTCTGAACAGTGAGGTAACAACAACACCGGTGCCTGCAATCCCTATATTACAACCAAGGGTTAATCACGTGGAAGCCATGCGAGAATCACAGCCGGCAGCACTAACGCCACGCATGTGGACTTTCGCAATGGCCACACCGACGCCAGCCGGATTATTGCTCAGCGGAGCGCCGACAACGTCAATGGCTACCGGCACACTACCAACGACGGCTACACCATATGAATTCTTTCAGTATCCGCTAGGTTATGGACCGATTATCCAACAGCACCAACTACAACAGCAAGCGTCTTACGCTAAGGTAACTCCAACTGATTCTGCGATGGCATTTGGAAATCGGGGCGATATACCACAGAGCTGTAATGCTGATATGACGGAGAAGAAGCATAGTGTCCCAAATGAGTACGAACTAACGAATAATATAGTACCAACAGCAGAAGCTGCGACTTCAACAGAATTTCCCCCCATAGTAGACAAGGCAGTCGGTGAAACTGCTCACAAGCAAACTGAGACAATGCCGCATGCTATAGACAGAATGGAGGAGActggtgaaatgaaaaaatctaCATATTCGCCAGCTACAGCACACAGTAAACCTACGCATCTAACATCTACTCAGACCCACGAAAAATTGTCTAGATATCAATCTGACAATACTACGTCGATGAAGGCTTCCGTAGACAATTTAACTCCTGTATTTAAAGAACCGAGTTCTACTGTCAGTGAAGTTATCAACGGTGTATCGGCGGTTAAGCTGGAAGACGCCGATATTATGGGCATAGCAATGAATCATACAAATCCGGCCGTCACTTCGAAAGAACCAGCAATATTCGCAAGGCCTTCTTACAATTTTGAAGAAGACCATAATAGCACAACTGCAGTAGATGCTTTCAATAAAGGGAATACTATTAAGTTAAGTACAGCGGAAGAGCATAGGCGAAAGATTGCAGAAATCGAGCAGCGATATGGCACAATTGATACTGAAGCAAATAATGGCTACGCCAATAGGAATTTGAACCCAGCCAACAATGAAAGTTACATTGGCTTCAAGCGTTTCTCAGAAATTGTTAATCCAAAACATGAATCAAGTGCCGAGCAACTGCCAACTTCGAACGAAAATTTGGATAATCAATCGTGGCAATCGCACATGGGGTCCGTAGAGAATGCATCAATGGCACCCACTTCTAGCATGTCTTCCGCTTCAAAACCGCTTTCGAGCTCCAAAATCGATAACATTGAGAACGCCATTTATGGCGAGCTAGTGAATCCACAGTTAGCCGAAACTGAAGTGACGCCCACAAGAACCGCAGCGCAAGGCTTCTTCACTGAACTACTTGAACAGCAAAAAACACCTTTGGAAACCAACCTGCTTGCGGAATCTACAACACAAGAACAAGAATACACAACAAATCTCTCTGGAATCACGGAGAACACCACCATTGAGAGTGGCATTACCGGAGAACTAAAACCAGAGAACGCCATAAACGAGACAACTGAACCACAAACTCAGACCACTTATGGCACCTACAATACAGAGATTTATCAGCCCACAAACACATTCAACGCAGAAAACGCTTACAGCACTGCGGAAACAGCGAATAACTATACTGACTATCCCACAGAGCAAAATATCGAAGCAAGTTCCACAGATACAACTGATCagctacaacaagaacaacaaccgGGCTATTCACAGCAAGATTACGAAAATTATGATGCTACACAGTATGGCAACTACGACCCGAATGCTTATCCTGGCTACATCTACGATGAAACTACGGGCCAATTTGTCGTCGATCCACAATATGCTGCCAGCGATGTCAGTAATGCAGAAGCGATATATACCATACAAGATTATACTGAAccacaagagcaacaacaagaacaaccaGTTCAAGAAGTGAATTACGCATATGAAGACAGTAATAACGCTACAGCAGCACCAGTTGCCATTGAACAAACTGCATTAGAAGCCGCAGCAACGCCTACTGAACCTTCCTCACCGGCAGCGACAGTAGAAGCCCCTGTGGCGCCAGCTGTCCCTAACGCTCTCAAGGTTGTTAAGCCCACCTCAATTCTATCGACAGCGGAAAAACATGTCATGCAAAGCGATGcccagaagaagaagaagcgcgtAATTTTCGTGGACAGCAGCGAAACGGACGACAGTTCCAGTGTAAAGGCGCCGACGGTTAGCGCGGCCAATGCAGGCAATGAGAGTGACTTTGATTTTTCAAGTGGAGCAGAGACATCCGTGGGCTAA